The Streptomyces camelliae genome window below encodes:
- a CDS encoding SNG1 family protein, with protein MSGIHPFRVLRAKPLWITNGVITGLLALLFTVFYVGANIDPVDHMKKLPVGLVNADNGAGAGGKQVNLGVQITESIKKSTASGDEIDWKVMGEKKVKEELGEGKLYGALVVPAGFTASTFALTGTATTGTPARPTLTVLTNQSAGSLGSSLARSATTRAAESASLQVGKELAARTGQAKLPAAARVLLADPAAVTVEDGHPLAPRSGLGLTAFYYALVLVVCGMLSANVISGQVDHALGYTHNDMGPLRRHRPLIRATRVQTLAIGSTLMVGLSLLMGTLVAVGAVGIMGMAASHLPLLWLYSVCAIAVSGIGALALLAAFGTPGMLVVTLVFIGMAVPTAGATTPIEALPGFYRFLAEFEPLRQITGGVRSILYYDAQADAGLGRGWVMMAAGLAAAALFGFGVTGWYDRRGLHRIPAEARPEKTAALA; from the coding sequence ATGAGTGGGATTCATCCCTTCCGCGTACTGCGTGCCAAACCTCTGTGGATCACCAATGGCGTCATCACGGGCCTTCTCGCGCTGCTGTTCACTGTGTTCTACGTCGGCGCCAACATCGATCCGGTCGACCACATGAAGAAGCTGCCCGTCGGGCTGGTCAACGCCGACAACGGAGCCGGCGCCGGTGGCAAGCAGGTCAATCTGGGGGTGCAGATCACCGAGTCGATCAAGAAGTCCACCGCGAGCGGGGACGAGATCGACTGGAAGGTGATGGGCGAGAAGAAGGTGAAGGAGGAACTCGGAGAGGGCAAGCTGTACGGCGCCCTCGTCGTCCCCGCTGGCTTCACGGCCTCCACCTTTGCGCTGACCGGCACCGCGACCACCGGGACCCCGGCCCGCCCGACCCTGACGGTGCTGACCAATCAGTCCGCCGGCAGCCTGGGCTCCAGCCTGGCCCGGTCGGCGACGACGCGGGCGGCCGAGAGTGCCTCGCTCCAGGTGGGCAAGGAACTCGCCGCACGAACCGGGCAGGCGAAGCTGCCCGCCGCGGCGCGCGTCCTGCTGGCCGACCCGGCCGCCGTCACGGTCGAGGACGGCCATCCCCTCGCCCCGCGCAGCGGCCTGGGGCTGACGGCGTTCTACTACGCGCTCGTCCTGGTGGTCTGCGGCATGCTCTCCGCCAACGTCATCAGCGGGCAGGTGGACCATGCCCTCGGTTACACCCACAACGACATGGGCCCGCTGCGCCGGCACCGCCCGCTGATCCGGGCGACCCGGGTGCAGACCCTCGCCATCGGCAGCACCCTCATGGTCGGCCTGTCCCTGCTGATGGGCACCCTGGTCGCCGTGGGCGCGGTCGGCATCATGGGGATGGCCGCCTCACACCTGCCGCTGCTGTGGCTGTACTCGGTGTGCGCCATCGCGGTCTCCGGGATCGGCGCGCTCGCCCTCCTTGCGGCCTTCGGCACCCCCGGCATGCTGGTGGTCACGCTCGTCTTCATCGGTATGGCGGTGCCGACGGCCGGCGCCACCACCCCCATCGAAGCGCTGCCCGGCTTCTACCGCTTCCTGGCGGAGTTCGAGCCCCTGCGGCAGATCACCGGCGGCGTCCGCTCGATCCTGTACTACGACGCCCAGGCCGACGCCGGTCTGGGCCGGGGTTGGGTGATGATGGCCGCCGGCCTCGCGGCGGCCGCACTGTTCGGCTTCGGTGTGACGGGCTGGTACGACCGCAGGGGGCTGCACCGCATCCCCGCCGAGGCGAGGCCCGAGAAGACCGCCGCCCTGGCGTAG
- the lipB gene encoding lipoyl(octanoyl) transferase LipB: MGEVPYAAAQADMARWVEERKQGLAANRLFLLTHPAVITYTARTPNDQLPDAASPIALVQTNRGGHATYHGPGQLIGYLVLNVRELGPRGLIRRVEQALIDALDSLGFPAVRRETPPGSESLAGVWTPDHRKLASIGMRISGSVSSHGFALNIDPDLSVYTTFTACALPGVRMTSLAELAAERGLPIPTHTEVRDTVARAVTAHLTPG, encoded by the coding sequence TTGGGAGAAGTACCCTACGCCGCGGCGCAGGCGGACATGGCCCGCTGGGTCGAGGAGCGCAAACAGGGACTCGCCGCGAACCGGCTCTTCCTGCTCACGCACCCTGCGGTGATCACCTACACCGCCCGGACGCCGAACGACCAACTGCCCGACGCCGCCTCGCCCATCGCCCTGGTGCAGACCAACCGCGGCGGACATGCCACCTACCACGGTCCCGGCCAGCTCATCGGCTACCTCGTGCTCAACGTGCGCGAGCTCGGTCCCCGTGGACTGATCCGCCGTGTCGAGCAGGCACTGATCGACGCACTGGACAGCCTCGGCTTCCCAGCGGTCCGCCGCGAGACGCCGCCGGGGTCGGAGAGCCTGGCGGGCGTGTGGACCCCCGATCACCGCAAACTCGCCTCGATCGGCATGCGCATCAGCGGGAGCGTCTCCAGCCACGGCTTCGCCCTCAACATCGACCCCGACCTGAGCGTCTACACGACCTTCACCGCCTGTGCCCTGCCCGGCGTCCGGATGACCTCCCTGGCCGAACTCGCCGCCGAACGGGGCCTGCCGATCCCCACCCATACCGAGGTGCGCGACACCGTCGCACGAGCAGTCACCGCACACCTGACACCAGGTTAG
- a CDS encoding cyclophilin-like fold protein, with product MNIRVTIEGHRVDATLNDSATARDFAALLPLALNLSDFHETEKIADLPRRLFTSGAPDAAEAKPGDLTYYAPWGNLALFYRGSGSSDAGLIILGSVHGDTERLATATKVTIETAS from the coding sequence ATGAACATCCGGGTCACCATCGAGGGCCACCGGGTCGACGCCACCCTGAACGACAGCGCCACGGCCCGCGACTTCGCCGCCCTGCTCCCGCTCGCGCTGAACCTGAGCGACTTCCACGAGACCGAGAAGATCGCTGACCTGCCCCGTCGGCTGTTCACCTCCGGCGCCCCGGACGCCGCCGAAGCCAAGCCCGGCGACCTGACGTACTACGCCCCCTGGGGCAACCTGGCCCTCTTCTACCGGGGCAGCGGCTCCAGCGACGCCGGCCTGATCATCCTCGGCAGCGTGCACGGCGACACCGAACGCCTCGCCACCGCCACCAAGGTCACCATCGAAACCGCCTCCTGA
- a CDS encoding alpha/beta fold hydrolase produces MPAQEPRPTLHLPGTDSYTIAPRAGRHGREGTLRYLKAGTGAPLVLLHTVRTQAEHFRHLIPLIADQYTVYALDLPGMGYSEIVPGASYEELAMRAGVERLLTELDLRDVTLAGESMGAVLALTAAADLPERVRRVVAVNAYDFRGGIARSGLLARVVISGVLTPGVGPVIAGVEPRAALRRILQGGLGDKTALREDYVDELLRVGGRPGYPTVARGVYQNLPSLIAARSRYPEVKAPIHLVYGEKDWSRRSDREANRELLPAADFTQVPGAGHFIALEKPDVLADLLNAVA; encoded by the coding sequence ATGCCCGCCCAAGAGCCACGTCCCACGCTTCACCTTCCCGGAACCGACAGCTACACCATCGCCCCGCGCGCAGGACGCCACGGCCGCGAGGGAACCCTGCGCTACCTCAAGGCGGGTACCGGTGCCCCTCTGGTCCTGCTGCACACCGTGCGCACACAGGCCGAGCACTTCCGCCACCTCATCCCACTGATCGCGGACCAGTACACCGTGTACGCTCTTGATCTGCCGGGGATGGGCTACTCCGAGATCGTGCCCGGCGCGTCGTACGAGGAGCTGGCGATGCGCGCCGGCGTCGAACGGCTCCTCACCGAACTCGACCTCCGTGACGTGACGTTGGCCGGGGAGTCCATGGGGGCGGTGCTCGCCCTGACCGCCGCGGCCGACCTGCCGGAGCGGGTACGGCGCGTCGTCGCGGTGAATGCCTACGACTTCCGCGGCGGAATCGCCCGGTCCGGCCTCCTCGCCCGTGTGGTGATCAGTGGTGTTCTCACTCCGGGGGTGGGCCCGGTCATTGCCGGGGTAGAACCCAGGGCCGCCCTCCGCAGGATTCTGCAGGGTGGCCTGGGCGACAAGACCGCTCTACGGGAGGACTATGTGGACGAGCTCCTCCGGGTGGGCGGCCGCCCCGGCTACCCGACCGTCGCCCGGGGCGTGTACCAGAACCTGCCCAGCCTCATCGCGGCCCGCTCGCGCTACCCCGAGGTCAAGGCACCCATCCACCTCGTCTACGGGGAGAAGGACTGGTCCCGGCGGTCGGACCGGGAAGCCAACAGGGAACTGCTGCCGGCCGCCGATTTCACGCAGGTGCCGGGAGCGGGCCACTTCATCGCCCTGGAAAAGCCCGACGTCCTGGCCGACCTGCTGAACGCGGTGGCGTGA
- a CDS encoding SDR family oxidoreductase: protein MTAIEGATVLVTGGGRGIGKMLVEELYGRGAGKVYATARDPRTVTHPGAVPLALEVTDPASVTAAAEQAQDVTILINNAGASVRASYLDSPMEEVRRDLETNFYGPLLVTRAFVPIIERNGGGHILNVHSALSWLADGTPYGASKAALWSQTNSLRLELQPRGIAVTGLHVAYVDTDMTSGLDAPKADPRDVAVAALDGMEAGAHEVLADDTTRWVKSQLSADLAALYPQLNN, encoded by the coding sequence GTGACAGCAATCGAAGGCGCCACTGTCCTTGTCACCGGAGGCGGCCGGGGTATCGGCAAGATGCTGGTCGAGGAGCTCTATGGGCGCGGGGCCGGCAAGGTCTACGCCACGGCCCGTGACCCGCGCACGGTGACGCACCCCGGTGCCGTTCCGCTGGCTCTTGAGGTGACCGACCCCGCATCCGTGACGGCCGCCGCCGAGCAGGCCCAGGACGTCACCATCCTGATCAACAACGCCGGCGCCTCGGTCCGCGCCTCGTACCTCGACTCCCCGATGGAGGAGGTGCGCCGCGACCTGGAGACCAACTTCTACGGGCCGCTGCTGGTCACCCGGGCCTTCGTGCCGATCATCGAGCGCAACGGCGGGGGCCACATCCTCAACGTCCACTCCGCCCTGTCCTGGCTGGCCGACGGCACGCCCTACGGTGCCTCCAAGGCCGCCCTGTGGTCGCAGACGAACTCCCTGCGTCTGGAGTTGCAGCCGCGCGGCATCGCGGTGACCGGGCTCCACGTGGCCTACGTGGACACCGACATGACGTCGGGTCTCGACGCACCCAAGGCCGACCCCCGCGACGTCGCAGTGGCCGCCCTCGACGGCATGGAGGCGGGGGCGCACGAGGTGCTGGCCGACGACACCACCCGCTGGGTCAAGTCGCAGCTGTCCGCCGATCTGGCAGCCCTGTACCCGCAGTTGAACAACTAG
- a CDS encoding glucose 1-dehydrogenase, with product MNPVYDFTGQVALVTGAGSGMGLATARAFAEAGAAVALTDIDEAALNAAVKELTDYGHRALALTCDVSDEDQVAAAVDRTVETFGRLDMAYNNAGIQIPPSDAADEPAERFDRVNAINLRGVWACMKHELRHMRAQGSGAIVNCSSLGGLVGLPGRASYHASKHGVIGLTTSAALEYAPRGIRINAVCPGTIDTPMVSDMIAKGELDRAEAEANQPINRLGTADEIAQAVLWLCSPGAGFVVGVALPVDGGYVAR from the coding sequence GTGAACCCCGTCTACGACTTCACCGGCCAGGTCGCCCTCGTCACCGGCGCAGGCTCCGGCATGGGCCTGGCGACCGCCCGCGCCTTCGCCGAGGCCGGAGCCGCCGTCGCCCTCACCGACATCGACGAAGCCGCCCTGAACGCAGCCGTCAAGGAACTCACCGACTACGGCCACCGAGCACTCGCCCTCACCTGCGACGTCAGCGACGAGGACCAGGTGGCGGCTGCGGTCGACCGCACTGTCGAGACCTTCGGCCGTCTCGACATGGCCTACAACAACGCCGGCATCCAGATCCCGCCCAGCGACGCCGCCGACGAACCCGCCGAACGCTTCGACCGCGTCAACGCCATCAACCTCCGCGGTGTGTGGGCCTGTATGAAGCACGAGCTGCGGCATATGCGCGCCCAGGGCAGCGGCGCCATCGTCAACTGCTCCTCGCTCGGCGGCCTGGTCGGTCTCCCCGGCCGCGCCTCCTACCACGCCTCCAAACACGGCGTGATCGGCCTGACGACCAGTGCGGCCCTGGAGTACGCCCCGCGCGGCATCCGTATCAACGCCGTCTGCCCCGGCACCATCGATACCCCGATGGTCAGCGACATGATCGCCAAAGGGGAGCTGGATCGAGCCGAGGCCGAGGCCAACCAGCCCATCAATCGCCTCGGTACGGCCGATGAGATCGCCCAGGCGGTCCTGTGGCTGTGCAGTCCCGGCGCCGGCTTCGTGGTCGGTGTGGCGCTTCCTGTCGACGGCGGCTATGTCGCCCGATAG
- a CDS encoding alpha/beta fold hydrolase, which produces MESPLTHRFVNVNGVRLHIAEQGQGPLVLLLHGWPESWYSWRHQFGALAAAGYRVVAPDQRGYARSEQPSDVTSYTLLHLVGDVIALIEELGEEQAVVVGHDWGAPVAWTAAMLRPDKVRAVAGLSIPPILPGGMVPPSITRTQYGEGFYQVYFQQPGVADAEFAKDVPESFRRLLVGASGDNPLGMEPRPLVIPDGLGLLDTMPVSPGLPAWLTEEDIQAYAEDFALHGEQAFTGAFNWYRNIERNNELLTAFRGRGIDVPALYVVGDRDMVTSLRGPDGGSSLSEILRGEGGPGNPLNAVPQLHDVVVLPGCGHWTQQERPAETNAALLDFLAHIDGPAPR; this is translated from the coding sequence ATGGAAAGTCCGCTCACCCACCGCTTTGTCAATGTGAACGGGGTCAGACTGCACATCGCCGAGCAGGGGCAGGGGCCGCTGGTCCTGCTGCTGCACGGCTGGCCGGAGAGCTGGTACTCCTGGCGTCACCAGTTCGGGGCGCTGGCAGCGGCCGGGTACCGGGTCGTCGCCCCGGACCAGCGCGGTTATGCCCGCAGCGAGCAGCCGTCGGACGTCACTTCGTACACCCTGCTTCACCTCGTCGGCGACGTCATCGCCCTGATCGAGGAACTCGGCGAGGAACAGGCGGTCGTCGTGGGTCACGACTGGGGCGCACCCGTCGCCTGGACCGCGGCGATGCTGCGCCCCGACAAGGTCCGTGCGGTGGCCGGGCTCAGCATTCCGCCGATCCTGCCCGGCGGGATGGTCCCGCCGTCGATCACCCGCACCCAGTACGGCGAGGGCTTCTACCAGGTCTACTTCCAGCAGCCGGGAGTCGCCGACGCCGAGTTCGCCAAGGACGTCCCGGAATCCTTCCGCCGCCTCCTGGTCGGTGCCTCGGGCGACAACCCGCTCGGCATGGAGCCCCGCCCGTTGGTCATACCCGACGGTCTGGGCCTGCTGGACACCATGCCGGTCTCGCCCGGCCTCCCGGCCTGGCTGACCGAGGAGGACATCCAGGCGTACGCCGAGGACTTCGCCCTCCACGGCGAGCAGGCGTTCACCGGAGCCTTCAACTGGTACCGGAACATCGAGCGCAACAACGAACTGCTCACTGCTTTCAGGGGGCGCGGGATCGACGTCCCCGCACTGTACGTGGTGGGAGACCGCGACATGGTCACCTCACTGCGCGGCCCGGACGGGGGCAGCTCGCTGAGCGAGATCCTCCGAGGCGAGGGCGGGCCGGGCAACCCACTGAACGCTGTCCCGCAACTGCACGACGTGGTGGTGCTACCGGGCTGTGGGCACTGGACGCAGCAGGAGCGTCCCGCGGAGACCAACGCCGCACTCCTGGACTTCCTCGCCCACATCGACGGCCCCGCGCCCCGATGA
- a CDS encoding TetR/AcrR family transcriptional regulator: MGRISAQERRQSVIRAAIAEFALRGYYGTSTEVIAKRAGVTQPYLFRLFPGKRAIFVAALTRSMEDTRLAFERAAEGVEGGEQALRAMANAYARLISAHPETLLIQMQGYALVAAAEAQGDDQIGDLVRVGWMKLWETVRLPLGADTDEATAFLAHGMLINTLTAIGLPPDCRKAKP; encoded by the coding sequence ATGGGCAGGATCAGCGCGCAGGAGAGACGTCAGAGCGTCATCCGTGCAGCCATCGCCGAGTTCGCCCTCAGGGGTTACTACGGCACCTCCACCGAGGTGATCGCCAAGCGCGCCGGTGTCACGCAGCCGTACCTCTTCCGGCTCTTTCCGGGCAAGCGGGCGATATTCGTCGCCGCCTTGACGCGGAGCATGGAAGACACCCGGCTGGCTTTCGAGCGCGCAGCCGAAGGGGTGGAGGGCGGCGAGCAGGCCCTCCGCGCCATGGCGAACGCCTACGCGCGACTGATCTCCGCGCACCCGGAAACGCTGCTGATACAGATGCAGGGATACGCCCTCGTGGCAGCCGCCGAGGCGCAGGGCGATGACCAGATCGGCGACCTCGTCCGGGTCGGCTGGATGAAGCTCTGGGAAACCGTGCGCCTGCCGCTGGGCGCAGACACCGACGAGGCCACGGCCTTCCTCGCGCACGGCATGCTGATCAACACCCTTACGGCCATCGGGCTTCCCCCCGACTGCCGGAAAGCAAAGCCGTGA
- a CDS encoding NmrA family NAD(P)-binding protein — protein MSERSPILITGAAGHIGGVSRTIVDKLLEQGHPVRAFVRQDDDRAQALRQAGAEVFVGDLLTIADVTAALKGCRRVYFSMSLSPYYTDAVSLMAAAARAQGDIEVFVNMSEYEQSFMTFEKMTAPEQERRAWLGGLVADWSPQQRAHWVAERVLEWSGLPTVNVRAAMFVENPLMTWLALGPLGNGELRLPFGHHRLAPIAGYDVAEACAKILADPAPHISKSYELNGPELKDMHGFAEDFGAVLGRQVTYVPEEVETWNETYVDPALAEFPHTAEHMKTLTRLIGGGGYRGVTDQLRTLLGRSPKTVRGALENHPRIQKLATG, from the coding sequence ATGTCAGAGCGCAGTCCCATCCTGATCACCGGAGCCGCCGGCCATATCGGTGGTGTGAGCCGAACGATCGTCGACAAGCTGCTGGAACAAGGGCACCCGGTGCGCGCGTTCGTGCGGCAGGACGACGACCGCGCGCAGGCACTCCGCCAGGCCGGCGCCGAGGTCTTCGTCGGAGACCTGCTCACCATCGCCGACGTGACAGCCGCGCTCAAGGGCTGCCGGCGCGTCTACTTCAGCATGAGCCTGTCGCCGTACTACACCGACGCCGTCAGCCTGATGGCCGCGGCGGCGCGGGCCCAGGGCGACATCGAGGTCTTCGTCAACATGTCCGAGTACGAGCAGTCGTTCATGACGTTCGAGAAGATGACCGCACCGGAGCAAGAACGGCGTGCATGGCTCGGCGGACTCGTCGCGGACTGGTCGCCGCAGCAGCGCGCCCACTGGGTCGCCGAGCGGGTGCTGGAGTGGTCCGGCCTCCCGACCGTCAACGTGCGGGCGGCCATGTTCGTCGAGAACCCCCTGATGACCTGGCTGGCCCTGGGCCCGCTGGGCAACGGTGAACTGCGCCTGCCCTTCGGCCACCACCGGCTCGCACCCATCGCGGGTTACGACGTCGCGGAGGCGTGCGCGAAGATCCTGGCCGACCCGGCGCCGCACATCTCCAAGTCCTACGAGCTCAACGGTCCGGAACTGAAGGACATGCACGGGTTCGCGGAGGACTTCGGGGCTGTGCTGGGACGTCAGGTCACCTACGTTCCCGAAGAGGTCGAGACCTGGAACGAGACCTATGTGGACCCTGCCCTGGCCGAGTTTCCGCACACCGCGGAGCACATGAAGACGCTCACCCGGCTGATCGGCGGCGGCGGGTACCGCGGCGTCACCGACCAGTTGCGAACCCTGCTCGGGCGCTCTCCGAAGACCGTGCGGGGGGCGCTGGAGAACCATCCGCGCATCCAGAAGCTGGCGACTGGCTGA
- a CDS encoding CocE/NonD family hydrolase, protein MMLDPLAAARRGFMVVIQDTRGRFASEGEWEPFTYEGSDGYDTVRWAAALPGSNGSVGMIGGS, encoded by the coding sequence ATGATGCTCGATCCCCTGGCGGCGGCCAGGCGCGGCTTCATGGTCGTCATCCAGGACACCCGCGGCCGGTTCGCCTCCGAGGGGGAGTGGGAGCCGTTCACCTACGAGGGGAGCGACGGCTACGACACCGTACGGTGGGCCGCTGCCCTCCCCGGCTCCAACGGCTCGGTCGGCATGATCGGTGGCAGCTAG
- a CDS encoding oxidoreductase, translating to MSTHRPVALVTGASSGIGKAAALALVEAGFDVVGTSRDTSRVTALDVVNFLDLDVTSDASATAVVQRVVDRFGRIDVLVNNAGVGLMGAAEENSVAQAQVVFDVNVFGVMRMVQAVLPHMRDRGRGRIINLSSVVGFLPSPYMAVYAASKHAIEGYSESLDHEIRGHGVRALLVEPAYTSTGFEANSPRPDTPLQVYADQRRAFDRMMETAIKDGDDPAVVAKVIVAAATDSKPKLRYTAGPLAGRASTLRRIAPAGVFDKQIRKLNRLAG from the coding sequence ATGAGCACGCATCGGCCGGTGGCACTCGTGACGGGTGCTTCATCCGGCATCGGGAAGGCAGCCGCGCTCGCGCTGGTCGAAGCGGGGTTCGACGTGGTCGGCACAAGTCGTGACACCTCCCGCGTCACCGCCCTCGACGTCGTGAACTTCCTTGACCTCGACGTGACCAGCGACGCGTCGGCCACCGCCGTGGTCCAGCGGGTGGTCGACCGGTTCGGGCGGATCGATGTCCTGGTCAACAACGCCGGCGTGGGCTTGATGGGGGCGGCCGAGGAGAACTCCGTCGCGCAGGCCCAGGTCGTCTTCGACGTCAACGTCTTCGGCGTGATGCGCATGGTGCAGGCGGTCCTGCCGCACATGCGCGACCGTGGACGCGGACGCATCATCAACCTCTCCTCCGTAGTCGGCTTCCTTCCTTCGCCGTACATGGCCGTCTACGCCGCGTCCAAGCACGCGATCGAGGGGTACTCCGAGTCCCTGGACCATGAGATCCGCGGGCACGGCGTACGGGCGCTTCTCGTCGAACCCGCCTACACCAGCACCGGATTCGAGGCCAACAGCCCGCGGCCCGACACGCCCCTGCAGGTGTACGCGGACCAGCGGCGCGCCTTCGACCGCATGATGGAAACAGCGATCAAGGACGGCGACGACCCCGCCGTCGTCGCCAAGGTGATCGTCGCGGCAGCGACCGACTCGAAGCCGAAGCTGCGCTACACCGCCGGTCCCCTGGCCGGACGCGCCAGCACACTGCGCCGCATCGCCCCTGCCGGGGTCTTCGACAAGCAGATCCGCAAGCTCAACCGGCTGGCCGGCTGA
- a CDS encoding TetR/AcrR family transcriptional regulator has protein sequence MSTEVKASPRERLLEAAATLTYRDGVGIGIEALCKAAGVSKRSMYQLFESKDELLAASLEQRASAFVATLLPAADDGRSPRERILHVFEQVELQAGAPEFRGCQYLAVQIELKDQSHPASRVAHRVKGNLTAFFRAEAEQGGASDPDLLARQLSLVFDGASARAGIGADNLTGLIAPTVATLLDAAGVR, from the coding sequence ATGAGCACCGAAGTGAAGGCAAGTCCCCGAGAGCGGCTCCTGGAGGCGGCGGCCACACTCACCTACCGAGACGGCGTCGGCATCGGCATCGAGGCGCTGTGCAAGGCGGCGGGGGTGTCGAAGCGCTCCATGTACCAGCTGTTCGAGAGCAAGGACGAACTGCTGGCGGCGAGCCTGGAGCAACGCGCTTCCGCCTTCGTGGCGACACTGCTGCCCGCGGCGGACGACGGCCGCTCACCCCGCGAGCGGATCCTGCACGTCTTCGAACAGGTGGAACTACAGGCGGGTGCGCCCGAGTTCCGAGGTTGCCAGTACCTGGCCGTCCAGATCGAACTCAAGGACCAGAGCCACCCCGCGAGCCGGGTGGCCCACCGGGTCAAGGGAAACCTGACGGCCTTCTTCCGGGCCGAGGCCGAACAGGGCGGAGCGAGCGATCCGGACCTGCTGGCCCGACAGCTCAGCCTGGTCTTCGACGGCGCCAGCGCCCGCGCGGGGATCGGAGCCGACAACCTCACCGGGCTCATCGCCCCCACGGTGGCCACCCTGCTCGATGCGGCAGGCGTGCGCTGA
- a CDS encoding MerR family transcriptional regulator codes for MRERMRISELSSRSGVPVATIKYYRREGLLPEGRALNPTAVEYGEEHVRRPRLIRSLVQLGGLSVARTREVLDAVDRPLGAFETLGVVHHALPVPSVDGNGKSGKGHAGPDTDRDEAAPGEGAAARVEALIESMGWQISDESPHRPALAASLAALRRVGADYTADDLLPYARLATSTADLDFAQLDGIEDRIALAERAVVLTVLFEPVVRLLRRLAQEDANHRRHHRRACSRSGPPAG; via the coding sequence GTGAGGGAGCGCATGAGGATTTCAGAGCTCAGTAGCCGGTCCGGGGTGCCGGTGGCGACCATCAAGTACTACCGGCGGGAAGGGCTGCTCCCCGAGGGGCGCGCGCTGAACCCGACGGCGGTCGAGTACGGCGAGGAACACGTCCGGCGGCCCCGTCTGATCCGCTCCCTCGTCCAGCTCGGCGGGCTGTCCGTCGCCCGCACCCGCGAAGTGCTCGATGCCGTCGACCGTCCGCTGGGTGCGTTCGAGACCCTGGGTGTCGTCCACCATGCACTGCCCGTCCCCTCCGTGGACGGGAACGGGAAGAGCGGCAAGGGTCACGCCGGGCCGGATACCGATCGTGACGAGGCGGCGCCGGGCGAAGGAGCCGCCGCGAGGGTCGAGGCCCTCATCGAGAGCATGGGCTGGCAGATCTCCGACGAGTCGCCGCACCGACCGGCGCTCGCCGCAAGTCTCGCGGCGCTGAGGCGCGTTGGCGCCGACTACACCGCCGACGACCTCCTCCCTTACGCACGGCTCGCCACATCGACCGCGGACCTGGATTTCGCGCAGCTCGACGGAATCGAAGACCGCATCGCCCTCGCAGAGCGGGCGGTGGTTCTCACCGTGCTGTTCGAGCCGGTGGTCCGGCTTCTGCGGCGACTGGCCCAGGAGGACGCGAACCACCGTCGCCATCACCGCCGTGCGTGCAGTCGGAGCGGGCCGCCGGCGGGGTGA
- a CDS encoding IS630 family transposase: protein MGRRPSVFVRPVTMDEGRKLQRISRTAKDPVKLRRAIVVLMSAQGQTVKDISTLMQVGEDYVRDVIHAFNERGFDALDPKWSGGRPKTISDQVREHICLIARTSPADWKITAFSTWSLSKLAEHLVKYQVTAAISRETLRRILRAGKVSWKTTTTWKASTDPEFIAKMHRILALYDTPPTDGRVICVDEFGPLNLMPRKGKAWGLVRRPRRLRATYNRYGGVRHMLAALDLATGKLYYRIRPRKRWREFLGLLKTLRARWPGEKLYVVLDNFSPHKHAQVRAWTTDNDVELVFLPTYGSWLNWIEAEFAALRYFALNGTDHRSHGEQNAAIAAYVRWRSARAEPKTAFAPDSPIRSWTDYPTKTA from the coding sequence GTGGGACGTCGACCGAGTGTGTTCGTCCGGCCGGTCACGATGGACGAGGGCCGGAAGCTGCAGCGGATCAGCCGGACCGCGAAGGACCCGGTGAAACTCCGCCGGGCGATCGTGGTGCTGATGTCCGCCCAGGGCCAGACGGTCAAGGACATCTCCACGCTGATGCAGGTCGGCGAGGACTACGTCCGCGATGTCATCCACGCCTTCAACGAGCGGGGGTTCGACGCGCTGGACCCAAAATGGAGCGGGGGACGCCCCAAGACGATCAGTGACCAGGTGCGTGAGCACATCTGCCTGATCGCCCGGACATCCCCCGCCGACTGGAAGATCACCGCGTTCTCCACCTGGAGCCTGAGCAAGCTCGCCGAGCACCTCGTCAAGTATCAGGTGACCGCAGCCATCAGTCGGGAGACCCTGCGCCGGATCCTGCGCGCCGGCAAGGTCTCCTGGAAGACCACCACTACGTGGAAGGCGTCCACCGACCCGGAGTTCATCGCCAAGATGCACCGCATCCTGGCGCTCTACGACACCCCGCCGACGGACGGGCGGGTGATATGCGTCGACGAGTTCGGGCCGCTGAACCTGATGCCCCGCAAGGGCAAGGCCTGGGGGCTGGTGAGGCGTCCGCGCAGGCTGCGGGCCACCTACAACCGCTATGGCGGCGTGCGGCACATGCTCGCCGCCCTCGATCTGGCCACCGGCAAGCTGTACTACCGCATCCGCCCGCGCAAGCGCTGGCGCGAGTTCCTCGGCCTGCTCAAGACCCTGCGTGCGCGCTGGCCTGGGGAGAAGCTGTATGTGGTGCTGGACAACTTCTCCCCGCACAAGCATGCCCAAGTGCGGGCCTGGACCACGGACAACGACGTCGAATTGGTCTTCCTGCCGACCTACGGCTCCTGGCTGAACTGGATCGAGGCCGAGTTCGCGGCCCTGCGCTACTTCGCCCTGAACGGCACTGACCATCGCAGCCACGGCGAACAGAACGCGGCCATTGCAGCCTACGTCCGCTGGCGCAGTGCCCGCGCCGAGCCGAAGACGGCGTTCGCGCCCGACTCACCGATCAGGTCCTGGACCGATTACCCGACCAAGACTGCGTGA